One Chryseobacterium indoltheticum DNA segment encodes these proteins:
- a CDS encoding ribokinase, translating to MNFSSVHPKIVVVGSCSLDLILYADKIPSHNETVMATYSENYFGGKGANQAVGTARLGAGVYFVGCVGIDPLGQQIMRNLVNENVNVGFVYETDQEATGIAYVTSCNGEFSVVVDSAANKKVTVKQIDNAERYIHSSNLVLLQLEIPMEVVEHTVRKAKNLGKIVGLYASPGAKVNEQILDQVDFIIARSNELSVIFGEDKREEILKKYFNKLFVRDETNSTIYFDGTEMKYFRNENESMVYKMGMGDAFTSGFAVALCHGNTIEDCVKFGNLVSSKVSLGKGAQTALPYLKDLR from the coding sequence ATGAATTTTTCTTCAGTGCACCCAAAGATTGTCGTTGTAGGCAGTTGTTCATTAGATTTAATATTATATGCTGATAAAATACCGTCTCATAATGAAACGGTAATGGCCACGTATTCTGAAAACTATTTTGGAGGAAAAGGTGCCAATCAGGCCGTTGGTACAGCAAGATTGGGAGCTGGTGTTTATTTTGTAGGTTGTGTCGGGATAGATCCTTTGGGGCAACAGATAATGCGAAATCTTGTCAATGAAAACGTGAATGTAGGTTTTGTTTATGAAACCGATCAGGAAGCTACAGGTATTGCCTATGTTACGAGCTGCAACGGAGAATTTTCTGTGGTTGTAGATTCCGCTGCCAATAAAAAAGTAACTGTGAAGCAGATTGATAATGCTGAAAGGTATATTCACTCATCAAACCTTGTTCTTTTGCAGTTGGAAATCCCAATGGAAGTTGTAGAACATACAGTGAGAAAAGCCAAAAATCTTGGGAAAATAGTTGGTTTGTATGCTTCTCCTGGAGCGAAAGTAAATGAACAGATTTTGGACCAGGTCGATTTTATCATCGCTCGAAGCAATGAGCTTTCTGTTATTTTTGGAGAAGACAAAAGGGAAGAAATACTTAAGAAATATTTTAATAAGCTTTTTGTAAGAGACGAAACCAATTCTACAATTTATTTTGACGGAACCGAGATGAAATATTTTCGCAATGAAAATGAAAGCATGGTTTACAAAATGGGAATGGGCGACGCTTTTACATCGGGTTTTGCAGTGGCATTATGCCACGGAAATACCATTGAAGACTGCGTGAAATTCGGAAATCTTGTGTCGTCTAAAGTATCGCTAGGAAAGGGTGCGCAAACAGCACTTCCATATCTTAAAGATCTTAGGTAG
- a CDS encoding DUF4241 domain-containing protein, which translates to MTHLENIQKLFSKDFVESPLLESFEVGKIYLSTGNLVACDPLITNDMQPFTTQFPKGDFQVLLHKERESNCVAYAEIIFSDAKISAWKMATTKEQNLKDLAEGEVFGYPVESGMGCFMDVQTQEQLNLLEQKLFQRKGDDFMGIYEEFFHEHFFDENGAIDQFAFLKPTEENAGNIFAFETGYGEGFYASYVGFDEGNNPVKIITEFIEILVS; encoded by the coding sequence ATGACACATCTAGAAAATATACAGAAACTATTCTCCAAAGACTTCGTAGAAAGTCCGTTATTGGAAAGTTTTGAAGTGGGAAAAATATATCTTTCTACCGGAAATCTGGTTGCTTGTGACCCTTTGATTACAAATGATATGCAACCTTTTACTACTCAATTTCCAAAAGGAGATTTTCAGGTTTTATTGCATAAAGAAAGAGAAAGCAATTGTGTTGCTTATGCCGAGATTATTTTTAGTGATGCCAAAATTTCAGCATGGAAAATGGCAACAACCAAGGAACAGAACCTGAAGGATTTAGCTGAAGGTGAAGTGTTTGGCTATCCTGTAGAAAGCGGAATGGGCTGTTTTATGGATGTTCAGACTCAAGAACAGCTTAATCTTCTTGAGCAGAAACTTTTCCAGAGAAAAGGAGATGACTTTATGGGAATTTATGAAGAGTTCTTTCATGAGCATTTTTTTGATGAAAACGGGGCCATCGATCAATTTGCGTTTTTAAAACCTACTGAAGAAAATGCTGGAAATATTTTTGCCTTTGAAACGGGCTATGGTGAAGGCTTTTATGCAAGCTATGTAGGGTTTGATGAAGGAAATAATCCGGTAAAAATTATTACTGAATTTATTGAGATATTAGTCAGCTAA
- a CDS encoding valine--tRNA ligase, producing the protein MQISEKYNPQETEQKWYNYWLENKYFHSEPNEKPPYTIVIPPPNVTGILHMGHMLNNTIQDVLVRRARMQGFNACWVPGTDHASIATEAKVVAKLKSEGINKSDITREEFLKHAWEWTDKYGGTILEQLKKLGCSCDWDRTRFTMEESLSKQVIKSFVDLYNKGLIYRGYRMVNWDPEAKTNISDEEVIFKEQNGKLYFLKYKIEGTEEFLSVATTRPETIFGDTAVCINPNDERYAHLKGKNVIVPIVNRVIPIIEDEYVDIEFGTGALKITPAHDINDYEIGQKHQLPMIDALDDDGNLNEHGLHYAGKNRFDVRKQIAKELEENDLLLKAEDYVNKVGTSERTGAVIEPKVSVQWFLKMSEIGKPALDVVMDDEVKFYPEKFKNTYKHWMENIRDWNISRQLWWGQQIPAFYYGDGENDFVVAETKEEAVELAKQKTNNDQLTTDNLKQDEDALDTWFSSWLWPMSVFDGLNNPDNKDINYYYPTSDLVTGPDIIFFWVARMIMAGLEYRKEVPFKNVYFTGIVRDKQRRKMSKSLGNSPDPLELMDKYGADGVRVGILLSSAAGNDLLFDEDLMLQGRNFMTKIWSAFRLINMWNHEDKPANATDNQTIEWFENKLNKTIVEIDDQFEKFRISDALHLIYKLIWDDFCGSYLEAIKPNYGEGISKEVYHKTVALFEELMKLVHPFMPFQSEEIWQLISERSIDEALVIAQQKKAEGFNEDIIKNFETASEIISGVRNYRQTKGISPREAAEIYTNASEFANEPVIKKLANVSEIHFGAKTEKPSFTFLVGATEVSIPLSENLDLGEEKIKTEEELKYLKGFLISVDKKLSNEKFVANAKPEVVESERKKQKDAQDKIAILEEKLKSL; encoded by the coding sequence ATGCAGATTTCAGAAAAGTATAATCCACAGGAAACAGAACAGAAATGGTACAATTACTGGCTGGAAAACAAATATTTCCACTCAGAGCCCAACGAAAAGCCACCTTACACGATTGTAATTCCTCCGCCAAACGTCACAGGAATTCTTCACATGGGGCATATGTTGAATAATACCATTCAGGATGTTTTGGTCCGCCGTGCAAGAATGCAGGGCTTCAATGCTTGCTGGGTTCCGGGAACAGATCACGCTTCAATTGCTACCGAAGCGAAAGTTGTTGCCAAACTGAAGTCTGAAGGAATCAATAAATCTGATATTACCCGTGAAGAATTTTTAAAACACGCTTGGGAATGGACTGACAAATACGGCGGAACAATTCTTGAGCAATTGAAAAAGCTAGGATGTTCTTGTGATTGGGACAGAACCCGTTTCACGATGGAAGAATCACTTTCTAAGCAGGTAATCAAATCTTTTGTTGATTTATATAACAAAGGACTTATTTACCGTGGTTACAGAATGGTCAACTGGGATCCGGAAGCGAAAACAAATATTTCTGATGAAGAAGTAATCTTTAAAGAGCAAAACGGAAAATTATATTTTCTTAAATATAAAATCGAAGGTACAGAAGAGTTTCTTTCTGTAGCGACAACACGTCCTGAAACTATTTTCGGGGATACTGCAGTTTGTATCAATCCTAATGATGAGAGATATGCTCATCTGAAAGGTAAAAACGTAATTGTACCAATTGTCAACAGAGTTATTCCGATTATTGAAGACGAATATGTTGATATAGAATTCGGAACAGGTGCTTTGAAAATTACGCCGGCTCACGATATTAATGACTACGAAATCGGACAAAAACATCAGTTGCCAATGATTGATGCTTTAGACGATGATGGAAATCTAAATGAGCACGGATTACATTACGCAGGTAAAAACAGATTTGATGTAAGAAAACAAATCGCAAAAGAATTAGAAGAAAATGATCTTTTGTTGAAAGCAGAAGATTATGTAAATAAAGTAGGAACTTCAGAAAGAACGGGTGCGGTTATTGAGCCTAAAGTTTCTGTTCAGTGGTTCCTGAAAATGTCTGAAATTGGAAAGCCAGCTTTAGATGTTGTAATGGATGATGAAGTAAAATTCTATCCTGAGAAATTTAAAAATACTTACAAACACTGGATGGAAAACATCCGTGACTGGAATATCTCTCGTCAGCTTTGGTGGGGTCAGCAAATTCCCGCTTTCTATTATGGAGACGGTGAAAATGATTTTGTAGTTGCTGAAACAAAAGAAGAAGCAGTAGAACTGGCAAAGCAAAAAACCAACAACGATCAACTAACAACTGACAATTTAAAACAAGACGAAGACGCTCTTGATACATGGTTCTCATCTTGGTTGTGGCCAATGTCTGTTTTTGACGGGTTGAATAATCCTGATAATAAAGACATCAATTATTATTACCCGACTTCAGATTTGGTAACAGGTCCGGATATTATTTTCTTCTGGGTTGCGAGAATGATTATGGCCGGGTTGGAATACAGAAAAGAAGTTCCTTTCAAAAATGTTTATTTTACAGGAATTGTAAGAGATAAGCAGAGAAGAAAGATGTCAAAATCTTTAGGAAATTCACCAGATCCGTTAGAATTGATGGATAAATACGGCGCAGATGGAGTTCGTGTTGGTATTTTATTGAGTTCTGCAGCCGGCAATGACCTTCTTTTTGATGAAGATTTAATGCTTCAGGGAAGGAATTTCATGACAAAAATCTGGAGCGCATTCCGTTTGATCAACATGTGGAATCATGAAGATAAACCCGCAAACGCAACAGATAACCAGACGATCGAATGGTTTGAAAATAAATTGAATAAAACGATTGTAGAAATTGATGATCAGTTTGAGAAATTCAGAATTTCTGATGCTTTACATTTGATTTATAAATTAATTTGGGATGATTTCTGCGGTTCTTATTTAGAAGCAATTAAACCAAATTATGGTGAAGGCATTTCTAAAGAAGTTTACCACAAAACAGTAGCTCTTTTCGAAGAATTGATGAAATTGGTTCATCCGTTTATGCCTTTCCAGTCAGAAGAAATCTGGCAGTTGATTTCGGAAAGAAGTATTGACGAAGCTTTAGTGATTGCACAACAGAAAAAAGCAGAAGGATTTAATGAAGATATTATTAAAAACTTTGAAACAGCTTCAGAAATTATTTCAGGCGTTAGAAATTACCGTCAGACAAAAGGAATTTCTCCAAGAGAAGCGGCTGAAATTTATACAAACGCTTCAGAGTTTGCAAATGAGCCTGTCATTAAAAAATTGGCAAACGTTTCCGAAATTCATTTCGGAGCAAAAACTGAGAAGCCGAGTTTTACATTTTTGGTAGGAGCAACGGAAGTTTCGATCCCGTTAAGTGAAAACTTAGATTTGGGAGAAGAAAAGATCAAAACAGAAGAAGAATTAAAATATCTAAAAGGATTCTTAATTTCTGTTGATAAAAAATTGTCTAACGAAAAATTTGTTGCCAACGCAAAACCAGAAGTGGTAGAAAGCGAACGCAAGAAACAAAAAGATGCGCAGGATAAGATTGCGATCTTGGAAGAAAAGCTGAAAAGTTTATAA
- a CDS encoding DUF1573 domain-containing protein, with protein MKNLLAGIALFGTFALASAQTITFDKTTYEYGQIKPNSDGTRFFTVTNTGDKPLIISNVKPSCGCTTPEFSQAPIAPGKSAKIKVGYNTASVSPFNKMIEVFSNDPVNSRSVIYIKGEVTPNAPEPKPLTAAEQKAAAKAEKKAAKIAAKK; from the coding sequence ATGAAAAACTTATTAGCAGGAATTGCATTATTCGGAACATTTGCATTAGCATCTGCACAAACTATTACATTTGACAAAACGACTTATGAATATGGTCAAATAAAACCAAATTCTGACGGCACAAGATTCTTTACAGTAACCAATACAGGAGATAAGCCTCTTATCATCTCGAATGTAAAGCCATCTTGCGGATGTACTACTCCAGAATTTAGCCAAGCTCCTATTGCACCTGGAAAATCAGCTAAAATTAAAGTTGGATACAACACAGCAAGTGTTTCTCCATTCAACAAAATGATTGAGGTATTTTCTAATGATCCTGTAAATAGCAGAAGCGTAATTTACATTAAAGGTGAAGTAACTCCTAATGCTCCCGAGCCAAAACCATTAACTGCTGCAGAACAAAAAGCAGCGGCTAAAGCTGAGAAAAAAGCGGCTAAAATTGCTGCTAAAAAATAA
- a CDS encoding polyphosphate kinase 2 family protein, which translates to MANNFSDDFLIKEKFSIKKSSTEYKGKLTKEEGVQLLIQEKDKLRELQEKLYADGSKSLLVVLQAMDAAGKDSLIEHVFGGVNPQGCNVTSFKTPSSREYSHDFLWRHYLALPQKGMIGIFNRSHYESVLVCKVHPEYNLSEKTWDSVKDFDKKFWENRYESIRNFEKHLAQNGTTIIKIFLNVSKDEQKKRLLDRINEQEKNWKFSTADLPERALFDQYMECYETAINETSKDEAPWYVIPADNKWFARLSAVQIIIDTLEKMDLKFPELSKEDKAGLDDAKKQLESE; encoded by the coding sequence ATGGCTAATAATTTCTCAGACGACTTTTTAATTAAAGAAAAATTTTCAATAAAAAAATCATCAACAGAATACAAAGGTAAACTCACTAAAGAGGAAGGTGTACAATTACTGATTCAGGAAAAGGATAAACTCCGTGAGCTACAGGAAAAACTGTATGCCGACGGAAGCAAATCACTTTTGGTCGTTCTGCAGGCAATGGATGCTGCAGGAAAAGACAGCTTGATTGAGCACGTTTTTGGTGGTGTAAATCCTCAAGGCTGTAATGTGACAAGCTTTAAAACCCCAAGTTCAAGAGAGTATTCGCATGATTTTTTATGGAGACATTATTTAGCTTTACCCCAGAAAGGAATGATCGGTATTTTTAACCGTTCTCATTACGAAAGTGTTTTGGTCTGTAAAGTACATCCTGAATATAATTTAAGTGAAAAAACTTGGGATTCTGTAAAAGATTTTGATAAAAAGTTCTGGGAAAACCGCTATGAAAGCATAAGAAACTTCGAAAAACATCTCGCTCAAAACGGAACAACAATTATTAAAATTTTCCTGAATGTTTCTAAGGACGAACAAAAGAAAAGATTATTAGACCGCATCAACGAGCAGGAAAAAAACTGGAAATTTTCGACCGCAGACTTACCTGAAAGAGCTTTGTTTGACCAATATATGGAATGCTACGAAACGGCCATCAATGAAACCTCAAAAGATGAAGCGCCTTGGTATGTAATTCCTGCAGACAATAAATGGTTTGCAAGACTTTCTGCAGTACAGATCATCATCGATACTTTAGAAAAAATGGATTTGAAATTCCCGGAGCTTTCAAAAGAAGATAAAGCTGGTTTGGATGATGCTAAAAAACAGTTGGAAAGCGAGTAA
- a CDS encoding RNA polymerase sigma factor — MISKEKEFAQLVKDNQGLIIKVSRLYTNSLEDEEDLFQEIVLQLWRSYDSFKGNSKISTWMYRVALNTAITLFRKKSKSLQTNELDINHRDFVEDDDDRQQQISLLYTVIKTLPNVERAIVMMYLDDLPYKDIAENLGITEVNARVKMNRLKKILKEKMEKHA; from the coding sequence TTGATTTCTAAAGAGAAAGAGTTTGCACAGCTTGTAAAAGATAATCAGGGATTGATTATTAAAGTATCGCGTCTGTACACCAATTCGCTGGAAGATGAAGAAGATCTTTTCCAGGAAATTGTTTTGCAGCTTTGGCGGAGCTATGATTCTTTTAAAGGAAATTCAAAAATTTCTACATGGATGTATCGTGTTGCGCTCAACACAGCCATCACTCTTTTTAGAAAAAAAAGCAAAAGTTTACAAACAAACGAGCTAGACATCAATCACAGAGATTTTGTTGAAGATGATGATGACAGACAGCAGCAAATTTCACTTCTTTACACCGTCATAAAAACTCTTCCGAATGTAGAAAGGGCAATTGTAATGATGTATCTCGACGACTTGCCTTATAAGGATATCGCCGAAAACCTGGGTATTACGGAAGTAAATGCACGTGTGAAAATGAACAGATTAAAGAAAATCCTTAAAGAAAAAATGGAAAAACATGCCTGA
- a CDS encoding beta-carotene 15,15'-monooxygenase has translation MPEFDLDSFKKTWQEQPVKPKYDNNEILKMLNKKSRNYMKYIFWISVIEFLFFSVLGVFYLIQSNESDSFLSILEKMGVHKDSQLVAKLDNIYLIVKILSLVVTGFFVLKFYQNYRKIKIEEDLKLFIIRIITFKKTVNAFILTNIGLLLVLMSAFIGFTFYIINIQNIEVSNSTLIGFLVGIIIGTILCVSLIWVYYRLVYGIIMSRLDKNLSQLKEIESQEN, from the coding sequence ATGCCTGAATTTGATTTAGACAGCTTTAAGAAAACCTGGCAGGAACAACCTGTAAAACCGAAATACGACAATAATGAGATTCTGAAAATGCTCAATAAAAAGTCACGCAATTACATGAAATATATTTTCTGGATCAGCGTGATCGAATTTTTATTTTTCAGCGTTTTAGGAGTATTTTATCTTATACAAAGTAATGAGTCAGACAGTTTCTTGAGTATTTTGGAGAAGATGGGCGTTCACAAAGATAGCCAGCTTGTCGCTAAGCTAGATAATATTTATTTAATTGTAAAAATTTTAAGTCTTGTTGTCACCGGATTTTTTGTGCTTAAATTTTATCAAAACTACCGTAAAATTAAAATTGAAGAAGACCTTAAGCTGTTTATTATAAGAATAATCACCTTCAAAAAAACTGTGAATGCTTTTATTTTAACTAATATAGGTTTGTTATTAGTTCTAATGAGTGCATTTATAGGTTTTACTTTTTACATTATTAATATTCAAAATATTGAAGTCAGTAATTCTACTCTTATAGGTTTTTTAGTAGGAATTATTATAGGTACAATTTTATGCGTATCCTTAATTTGGGTCTATTATAGATTGGTTTATGGAATTATTATGAGCAGGCTCGATAAAAATTTAAGTCAATTAAAAGAAATAGAATCTCAAGAAAATTAA
- the rpoN gene encoding RNA polymerase factor sigma-54 yields the protein MLKQHLQLKLGQKLAPQQIQLMKLIQLHTLEFEEELERELEENPALEVAKDESKEDEYSTLDESYESEGNESIETDFDVNEYLYDDEPSYKTASSNYSADDEDFDNESLLTEGQSLYDYLMEQINLININEEDLKIAEYIIGNLDTDGYLRREIKAIVDDLAFSQGIYTTKEKVEDILENYIQKLDPSGVGARGLQECLLLQIEKKVSSDKAVSLAANILRFQFDALTNKHYNKIIQKYDIEEEDLKDALEEISKLSPKVGGNFETQTITINQEIIPDFVIQVKDGLVIPMLNSKNAPTLRVSEEYKDILTTYSHDKKSSEHKQAALFIKQKLDAAKWYIDAINQRQNTLLQTINAIVKFQHNYFITGDEKSLKPMILKDIADITGFDISTISRVVKSKYADTPNGILYLKDLFSDSLTNDDGEEVSTKEIKNHLQEVISKENKRKPLTDDALVVILKEQGYNIARRTIAKYREQLNIPVARLRKEL from the coding sequence ATGCTAAAACAACATTTACAACTTAAATTAGGACAGAAACTTGCTCCTCAGCAAATTCAGCTGATGAAGTTGATTCAGCTTCATACTTTGGAGTTTGAAGAAGAACTCGAAAGAGAACTTGAAGAAAACCCAGCTCTGGAAGTTGCTAAGGATGAATCTAAAGAAGATGAATACTCTACTTTAGACGAAAGCTATGAAAGCGAAGGTAACGAAAGTATTGAGACAGATTTTGACGTCAATGAATATCTGTATGATGATGAACCAAGCTATAAAACGGCTTCAAGTAACTATTCTGCCGATGATGAAGATTTTGATAATGAAAGTCTCCTTACTGAAGGACAATCGTTGTATGATTATCTAATGGAGCAAATCAATCTTATCAACATCAATGAAGAAGATTTGAAAATTGCTGAATATATCATTGGTAATTTAGATACCGATGGATATCTAAGAAGAGAGATCAAAGCGATTGTTGATGATCTGGCTTTTTCGCAAGGGATTTATACAACCAAAGAGAAAGTAGAAGATATACTTGAAAATTATATTCAGAAACTAGATCCGTCGGGTGTAGGAGCTAGAGGGTTGCAAGAATGTCTTTTGCTTCAGATTGAGAAAAAAGTAAGTTCTGATAAAGCAGTTTCATTGGCTGCTAATATTTTGAGATTCCAATTTGATGCGCTTACCAATAAGCATTACAATAAAATCATTCAGAAGTACGATATCGAAGAGGAAGATCTGAAAGATGCTTTAGAAGAAATCTCAAAATTATCACCAAAAGTAGGCGGAAACTTCGAAACACAAACAATTACCATTAATCAGGAAATTATCCCGGATTTTGTAATTCAGGTGAAAGATGGTCTGGTTATACCAATGCTTAACAGCAAGAACGCACCGACGTTAAGAGTTTCTGAGGAATATAAAGATATTTTAACGACTTATTCTCATGATAAAAAGTCTTCTGAGCACAAACAGGCTGCGTTATTTATTAAACAAAAATTAGATGCCGCAAAATGGTATATTGATGCTATTAATCAGCGTCAGAATACTTTGCTTCAGACGATTAATGCTATTGTGAAATTTCAGCATAATTATTTTATCACAGGCGATGAGAAGTCATTGAAGCCTATGATTTTAAAAGATATTGCTGATATTACAGGTTTCGATATTTCAACGATTTCCAGAGTTGTTAAAAGTAAATATGCAGATACTCCAAACGGAATTCTTTATCTTAAAGATTTGTTTTCTGACAGTTTAACCAATGATGACGGTGAAGAAGTTTCTACTAAAGAAATTAAAAATCATCTTCAGGAAGTAATCAGCAAAGAAAATAAAAGAAAACCTTTAACGGATGATGCCTTAGTGGTGATCCTTAAAGAACAGGGATACAATATTGCAAGAAGAACGATTGCAAAGTACCGTGAACAGCTCAATATTCCGGTTGCAAGACTTCGAAAAGAACTTTAA